From Terriglobia bacterium, one genomic window encodes:
- a CDS encoding sigma-70 family RNA polymerase sigma factor, with product MIARILSGERDLFHDLIKPYERGVYVAAYSILQNEADAEDVAQEAVLKAFVGLRNFRGESRFNTWLLAITLNEARARLRRVRSSRFESLSESMEEDDGDYTPAVLADWRFVPSEALEQQELRNLIQEAIAQLSLRDREILLLRDIRELSIAETAKALGKTEGVVKIRLFRARLRLQKMLAPRLGTNRRGLLAWFARKGGVR from the coding sequence ATGATCGCCCGTATCCTCTCGGGCGAGCGCGACCTCTTTCACGATTTGATAAAGCCTTACGAACGGGGCGTATATGTCGCCGCATATTCAATCCTGCAAAACGAGGCAGACGCCGAGGACGTCGCGCAGGAAGCAGTTCTCAAAGCGTTCGTCGGACTAAGGAATTTTCGTGGCGAATCCCGGTTCAATACATGGTTGCTTGCGATCACGCTGAACGAAGCTCGCGCCCGATTGCGACGAGTGCGGAGTTCGAGGTTCGAGTCCTTGAGCGAAAGCATGGAGGAGGACGATGGAGATTACACTCCTGCGGTGCTGGCGGACTGGCGTTTTGTGCCTTCTGAAGCACTGGAGCAACAGGAACTGCGGAACCTGATTCAGGAGGCGATCGCACAACTATCGCTGCGAGATCGCGAAATACTATTGTTGCGCGACATCCGGGAGCTTAGTATCGCGGAAACCGCAAAGGCCCTGGGAAAAACTGAAGGAGTTGTGAAAATACGACTCTTCCGGGCCCGGCTAAGGCTGCAGAAAATGCTTGCACCTCGGCTCGGAACGAATCGTCGCGGGTTGCTGGCTTGGTTCGCGCGGAAGGGGGGTGTTCGATGA
- a CDS encoding DUF692 domain-containing protein, translating into MPANRFNGFTNYGVGIGLRVPHYRHILETRPAADWFEIISENYMIDGGRPLAILDSILEHYKVVQHGVSLYLGSTDGLNQDHLRRLKALIKRTGTPWVSDHLCWGSVDGRYSHDLLPLPYTWEAVEICVANIKCAQDFLEVPLIVENVSSYAEFSDSVMTEWEFLSEIVERADCGILIDVNNVYVSSRNHEFDPSLYVDSVPTERVAQIHIAGHSNYDNYILDTHDHPVVNDVWRLYSRVIDRVGPTATLLEWDDRIPSFDEVMTEALKSRSFLEQATCCEAAS; encoded by the coding sequence ATGCCTGCAAATCGATTCAACGGATTCACTAACTACGGAGTCGGAATCGGCCTCCGAGTCCCGCATTATCGTCACATCCTTGAGACCCGGCCCGCTGCTGATTGGTTCGAGATTATTTCTGAAAACTACATGATCGACGGTGGACGGCCGCTTGCAATACTCGATTCGATCCTCGAGCACTACAAGGTTGTCCAGCACGGAGTCTCCCTGTATCTCGGATCCACGGACGGATTGAACCAAGATCATCTCCGCCGATTGAAAGCGCTGATCAAACGAACAGGGACACCTTGGGTCTCGGATCACCTCTGCTGGGGTAGCGTCGACGGTCGCTATTCGCACGACCTGCTTCCACTCCCCTACACCTGGGAAGCAGTCGAAATATGCGTCGCGAATATTAAGTGTGCACAGGACTTTCTCGAGGTACCGCTGATCGTAGAAAACGTCAGCAGCTACGCCGAATTTTCGGACTCCGTGATGACAGAGTGGGAATTTCTTTCCGAGATCGTTGAACGCGCCGACTGCGGAATACTTATCGACGTAAATAATGTCTACGTGAGTTCCAGGAATCACGAGTTCGATCCCTCCCTCTATGTCGACTCGGTCCCAACAGAACGAGTTGCGCAGATTCATATTGCGGGTCATTCAAACTATGACAATTACATTCTGGACACTCACGATCATCCCGTAGTGAATGATGTCTGGAGGCTTTACAGCCGAGTCATCGATCGAGTCGGCCCTACCGCCACACTTCTGGAGTGGGACGATCGCATTCCGAGTTTTGATGAAGTGATGACCGAGGCATTGAAGTCTCGCTCGTTTCTTGAACAGGCAACGTGTTGTGAGGCGGCCTCGTGA
- a CDS encoding DoxX family protein: MSHQLSKHARNLYARFLQTADRGQDLLLLAVRVYWGWQFAQTGWGKFENIHQVAEFFASLGIPSPAANAWFVAVLELVGGVLIFVGLASRPTAFLLTANMSVAFYAADREALMSIISDPEKFYGAAPYTFLFASLLVLFFGPGKFALDVLFRRKGTKENRQEKTFARAARV; this comes from the coding sequence GTGAGTCACCAGTTATCAAAACACGCTAGAAACTTGTACGCGAGATTCCTACAAACTGCCGATCGTGGACAGGATTTATTGTTATTGGCGGTGCGAGTTTATTGGGGGTGGCAGTTCGCCCAAACTGGGTGGGGCAAGTTCGAAAACATTCACCAAGTCGCAGAATTCTTTGCTTCTCTGGGTATTCCTTCGCCCGCGGCAAACGCGTGGTTTGTCGCTGTCCTCGAACTCGTCGGCGGTGTGCTTATCTTTGTAGGTCTCGCCTCGCGCCCGACCGCATTCCTTTTGACCGCAAACATGTCTGTCGCATTCTACGCTGCCGATCGTGAAGCCTTGATGTCAATCATCTCTGACCCCGAAAAGTTCTATGGCGCAGCTCCCTACACGTTCCTATTCGCTTCCCTGCTTGTGTTGTTTTTTGGTCCAGGCAAATTTGCTCTAGACGTGTTATTCCGACGGAAAGGCACCAAAGAGAATCGACAAGAGAAAACGTTTGCCAGGGCTGCCCGAGTGTAG
- a CDS encoding DnaJ domain-containing protein: MSAEPVEINRLFDVETYIRSAMAPTALLLDPRAPRRPWFCALCVDCRDIQWQYPSRGLPLSIVSVMRNTFGTPVTERTLVMIHKGRFVKAVHLSQSDTTQEKRFRLAQMVRKAFAVSTRQAVSRPFPADDSPEVDDPYSVLSASPQDSDNEIKRKYKRLVADYHPDRVATLGIELRELAERKTKDINRAYAAIRRLRKLSGDATAAE; the protein is encoded by the coding sequence ATGTCAGCCGAGCCTGTCGAAATCAACCGGCTCTTCGATGTTGAGACATACATAAGATCGGCGATGGCGCCCACGGCCCTGCTTCTCGATCCTCGTGCGCCGCGACGGCCATGGTTTTGTGCTCTCTGCGTTGATTGTCGCGACATCCAGTGGCAGTACCCATCCCGTGGTCTACCGTTATCGATTGTTTCTGTCATGCGCAATACTTTCGGCACGCCGGTGACCGAACGGACACTGGTCATGATTCACAAGGGGCGCTTCGTCAAAGCAGTACATCTAAGCCAGTCCGACACCACGCAGGAGAAACGATTCCGACTCGCCCAGATGGTGCGGAAAGCTTTTGCCGTGAGTACACGTCAAGCAGTATCGAGACCATTTCCTGCCGACGATTCACCCGAAGTAGATGATCCGTACTCCGTGCTCAGCGCATCACCGCAGGACAGTGACAACGAAATCAAACGCAAATACAAGAGACTGGTTGCGGACTACCATCCTGACCGAGTCGCCACCCTGGGGATCGAGTTACGAGAACTCGCAGAAAGAAAAACTAAAGACATCAACAGAGCTTACGCCGCCATCCGGCGACTCCGAAAACTATCGGGAGACGCAACGGCGGCGGAATAA
- a CDS encoding zf-HC2 domain-containing protein yields the protein MTIKCREVWDQISNYIDGTVPPELKSAIEKHLAQCNYCSAVLDSTKNILILVADDRTFKIPIGYTERLHERLQQLMDEEGHEH from the coding sequence ATGACAATCAAGTGCAGGGAAGTCTGGGACCAGATTAGCAATTACATCGATGGAACTGTACCGCCTGAGTTGAAGAGCGCGATCGAAAAACACCTCGCCCAGTGCAACTATTGCTCTGCCGTTCTCGACTCGACGAAGAACATCCTGATATTGGTAGCCGATGATCGAACTTTTAAGATTCCCATCGGGTATACAGAAAGGTTGCACGAAAGATTACAGCAGCTAATGGATGAAGAAGGCCACGAGCACTAA
- a CDS encoding DNA-binding domain-containing protein produces the protein MSRLAEMQRLFATSIMRPVTALGDVRRTGQARAMKLLRATPRLGAQERLGIYTRSYWSRVLDSLGEDFPGLRAVLGAKRFDLIRKQYLEDCPSRTFTLRNLGEQLPHWIERHGWLVGPRLPLALEMARLEWAHIEAFDGAEFRPLATEQFSELTANSRLALQPHIRLLKLCYSVDETLLNVRDQLSAKGSIRKLRKAPRNLQFPVGLVVHRLDFQVHYKRIDLNTFALLDHISKGLPLGNVLEAAFRDSTVSESCWEEHLRNNFELFAALGWIGRTN, from the coding sequence GTGAGCAGACTTGCAGAAATGCAACGGCTCTTCGCCACGTCGATAATGCGACCGGTGACCGCGTTGGGAGATGTGCGCCGGACAGGCCAGGCAAGAGCAATGAAGCTGCTCCGCGCCACTCCCCGGCTCGGCGCCCAGGAACGCCTTGGTATCTACACCCGCTCGTACTGGAGTCGAGTTCTTGATTCTCTTGGCGAGGACTTCCCCGGACTACGAGCAGTACTCGGCGCTAAACGGTTCGATTTGATCAGAAAACAGTACTTGGAGGATTGTCCATCTCGAACGTTCACCCTCCGCAACCTTGGGGAGCAACTTCCGCACTGGATCGAGAGGCACGGATGGCTGGTCGGTCCTCGCCTTCCACTCGCACTGGAAATGGCACGACTTGAATGGGCTCACATCGAAGCGTTCGATGGCGCGGAATTCCGACCTTTGGCCACAGAACAATTTTCGGAACTCACAGCGAATTCCAGATTGGCTCTGCAGCCTCATATCAGACTTCTGAAACTTTGCTATTCGGTCGACGAAACCCTGCTGAACGTACGTGACCAGCTTAGTGCTAAGGGGTCCATAAGGAAACTGCGCAAAGCGCCACGCAACCTGCAGTTTCCAGTTGGACTAGTGGTCCATAGACTAGATTTTCAGGTCCATTACAAGCGTATCGATTTGAACACTTTCGCGTTGCTCGATCACATTTCCAAAGGGCTTCCTCTTGGAAACGTGCTTGAAGCCGCATTTCGAGATTCGACCGTCAGCGAAAGCTGCTGGGAAGAACACCTCCGCAACAACTTCGAACTCTTTGCGGCCCTGGGTTGGATCGGACGAACGAATTAA
- a CDS encoding 4-hydroxyproline epimerase, which produces MHRIHVIDSHTAGEPTRVVVSGMPGLGPGTMEERLRVFREKYDHFRSAIVNEPRGSDAVVGALLCEPVNPAAAAAVIFFNNVGYLGMCGHGTIGLITTLSYKGRIRPGVHRIETPVGEVTAELHSDGEVTVHNVPSYRHAQGVEVQVPGHGCVVGDIAWGGNWFFLIEGHPLEISISNLDALTEYSWAVRKALQQQGITGRDNQEIDHIELIGPALNPENDKRNFVLCPGRAYDRSPCGTGTSAKLACLYADGKLKPGQVWRQESVVSTVFEGSVRVRDGVVYPSIKGSAWINAEADLILDPTDPLGWGIRSAVR; this is translated from the coding sequence ATGCATCGTATTCACGTGATCGACTCGCACACCGCTGGGGAGCCAACCCGCGTGGTGGTCTCGGGTATGCCGGGTCTTGGCCCTGGGACCATGGAGGAGAGGCTGCGAGTTTTTCGCGAGAAGTATGACCACTTCCGATCCGCGATAGTGAATGAGCCGCGGGGATCGGATGCAGTGGTTGGCGCCCTTTTGTGCGAGCCGGTTAATCCTGCAGCCGCCGCTGCAGTCATCTTCTTTAACAATGTTGGTTACCTTGGGATGTGTGGGCATGGGACCATTGGCCTGATTACGACGCTGTCGTACAAGGGGCGAATCCGTCCCGGTGTCCATCGAATTGAAACTCCCGTCGGAGAGGTTACGGCGGAGCTGCACAGCGATGGAGAGGTTACGGTTCACAATGTTCCCAGCTATCGCCACGCGCAGGGAGTCGAGGTCCAGGTGCCGGGACATGGGTGCGTGGTGGGCGACATTGCCTGGGGTGGAAATTGGTTCTTCCTGATTGAAGGACATCCGCTTGAGATTTCGATATCCAATCTTGATGCTCTGACCGAGTATTCATGGGCGGTCCGAAAGGCTCTTCAGCAGCAGGGCATTACCGGACGAGACAACCAGGAGATCGATCACATCGAGCTGATCGGTCCCGCGCTGAATCCCGAAAATGACAAGCGGAACTTTGTGCTCTGTCCTGGAAGGGCGTATGACCGCTCTCCATGCGGGACAGGAACCAGCGCCAAACTGGCTTGCCTATATGCCGACGGAAAACTGAAGCCGGGGCAGGTCTGGAGACAGGAGAGCGTGGTGAGCACCGTCTTTGAAGGCAGCGTTCGAGTGCGGGATGGTGTGGTGTATCCAAGCATCAAGGGTTCCGCTTGGATCAACGCTGAAGCGGACCTGATTCTCGATCCCACTGACCCACTGGGTTGGGGAATTCGCAGCGCGGTACGCTGA
- a CDS encoding TIGR03118 family protein produces MFRSRKLLFLLVLAMLAFESVAQTNNSYNQTNLVSDVNGVAQHTDPALVNPWGISFVPGGPFWIANNGTGTSTIYDGSGATERHKVTILAGPNTNGPAVVTGTVANTTTGWMIDGIPSQFLFVSEDGTITGWTGGVNAKIVVNNSATGAVYKGLATGTTATGNFLYATNFSQNRVDVFDRNFNLVHLTGNFSDPDLPAGYAPFGIANVGNNRLVITFAMQDASKKGDVAGDGHGFVDVFDTDGTLVVRFASQGTPNSPWGIAVSPDNFGPFSNAMLIGNFGDGTINAFDLGTHNFLGQLNNGAGRPMVIDGLWGLTL; encoded by the coding sequence ATGTTCCGAAGTCGCAAATTGCTTTTTCTTCTTGTTCTGGCGATGCTGGCATTCGAGAGTGTCGCTCAAACGAACAATTCTTACAACCAGACGAATTTAGTGTCTGATGTGAATGGGGTCGCGCAACACACAGACCCGGCGCTGGTGAATCCGTGGGGAATCTCCTTCGTTCCAGGCGGACCATTCTGGATCGCAAACAACGGGACCGGTACTTCCACAATCTATGACGGATCTGGCGCGACCGAACGGCATAAGGTAACCATTCTAGCCGGGCCGAACACCAATGGGCCAGCGGTCGTCACAGGCACCGTTGCAAACACGACGACCGGTTGGATGATCGACGGGATTCCAAGTCAATTTCTATTCGTTTCCGAAGACGGCACGATCACTGGTTGGACCGGCGGAGTGAACGCAAAGATCGTTGTGAACAATTCAGCGACCGGGGCAGTTTACAAAGGCCTCGCCACGGGTACGACTGCAACCGGCAACTTTCTCTATGCTACGAACTTTAGTCAGAATCGAGTTGACGTCTTCGACCGGAATTTCAATCTGGTCCATTTGACCGGAAACTTTAGTGATCCTGACCTCCCGGCAGGCTACGCTCCGTTTGGGATCGCAAACGTTGGGAACAATCGTCTGGTAATCACGTTTGCGATGCAGGATGCCTCAAAGAAAGGTGATGTTGCAGGTGACGGTCATGGATTTGTCGATGTATTTGATACTGACGGAACCTTGGTTGTTCGCTTCGCAAGCCAGGGGACACCGAATTCGCCGTGGGGCATCGCTGTATCGCCTGACAACTTCGGACCGTTCAGCAATGCTATGTTGATCGGGAATTTCGGCGACGGAACCATCAATGCTTTCGATCTCGGGACGCACAATTTTCTTGGCCAGCTGAACAATGGTGCCGGTCGCCCGATGGTGATCGATGGCCTGTGGGGACTGACTTTGTGA
- a CDS encoding carboxypeptidase regulatory-like domain-containing protein has protein sequence MRRISAMVLVSCLILVALATVSPAQTSKGTIAGTITDSSGAVVIGATVTAKNTNGGDVRTTTTGSNGEFRIEAVIPSVYEVTVTQQGFSPAKIPSLDVRASVVTSLNAQLKPGTAVDTIEVEASQGLLQTETAEISQIVPEAAVTELPIFSQNPVELSLTKPGIVSISQRDAFTNGFGYSVDGLRPRANNFLIDGFDNNDNGISGQAIQNQNPEAVKQVVVLTNSYPAEFGRGGGSVTKSVPTGHRSPSGDRHHCSAGQENCASRDRKH, from the coding sequence ATGAGACGCATTTCAGCAATGGTTCTTGTCTCCTGCCTGATACTGGTGGCACTTGCAACAGTTTCACCTGCACAGACCAGTAAGGGCACGATCGCCGGAACCATCACAGACTCAAGCGGGGCTGTTGTCATTGGTGCGACAGTCACGGCGAAGAATACAAATGGTGGTGATGTACGCACCACAACTACCGGAAGCAACGGTGAATTCAGGATAGAAGCCGTTATTCCGAGTGTTTACGAAGTCACAGTTACGCAACAGGGATTCTCCCCGGCGAAGATCCCATCGCTTGATGTACGCGCCTCGGTTGTCACATCGCTGAACGCACAGCTCAAACCGGGAACTGCTGTTGACACGATCGAGGTCGAGGCCAGCCAGGGCCTCCTGCAGACCGAAACTGCGGAAATCAGTCAGATCGTGCCGGAAGCGGCTGTTACAGAGCTGCCGATCTTTTCGCAAAATCCAGTGGAGCTGTCGCTGACAAAGCCAGGCATTGTGAGCATAAGCCAGCGAGATGCCTTCACCAACGGTTTCGGATATTCCGTCGATGGTCTTCGGCCAAGAGCGAACAACTTCCTGATCGATGGGTTCGACAACAACGACAACGGAATCTCCGGACAGGCAATTCAGAACCAGAATCCCGAGGCGGTCAAGCAAGTGGTGGTTCTGACCAACTCCTATCCGGCCGAGTTCGGCCGCGGCGGCGGCTCTGTCACAAAGTCAGTCCCCACAGGCCATCGATCACCATCGGGCGACCGGCACCATTGTTCAGCTGGCCAAGAAAATTGTGCGTCCCGAGATCGAAAGCATTGA
- a CDS encoding FAD-dependent oxidoreductase — MTAKSTFDIAIAGAGIVGAACAAEFASAGMKVVVIERDMVGSGATAAGMGHIVVMDDSEAQFALTRYSQQLWHELIPQLPAEVEYQKTGTIWVAADEEEMGEVYRKREYYAARGVATEVLDAKSLAAAEPNLRAGLAGGLLVPGDAVLYPPTAAAFLLRNAGCDLWVGKAVARLERGRVILQDGSEILAGTVVNATGSVAPELTPGLAVAPRKGHLVITDRYPGFLHHQLVELGYLKSAHSVGSDSVAFNVQPRRTDQLLIGSSRQDGTQDADVDRQIVRAMLSRAVEYMPGLGKLKAIRTWTGFRAATPDKLPLIGSSEIPGVYLATGHEGLGITTSLATGKLLADQVLRRESAIPFTPYLPSRATLVQSHA, encoded by the coding sequence ATGACCGCGAAATCGACATTCGATATTGCGATAGCGGGCGCCGGGATCGTGGGTGCGGCCTGTGCGGCGGAGTTCGCATCTGCGGGTATGAAGGTCGTCGTAATTGAGCGCGATATGGTTGGATCGGGCGCAACGGCCGCCGGGATGGGGCACATCGTGGTGATGGATGACTCCGAAGCGCAATTTGCGCTGACCCGGTATTCACAACAGCTATGGCACGAGTTGATCCCGCAGCTTCCAGCAGAAGTCGAGTACCAGAAGACGGGGACAATCTGGGTCGCCGCCGACGAAGAGGAGATGGGAGAGGTCTACCGGAAGCGCGAATACTACGCGGCCCGGGGCGTCGCTACCGAGGTCCTGGACGCGAAGAGTCTTGCTGCAGCAGAACCGAACCTTCGGGCGGGTCTTGCGGGCGGACTGCTTGTTCCGGGAGATGCCGTGCTGTACCCTCCCACGGCTGCGGCTTTTCTTCTTCGAAATGCCGGATGCGATTTGTGGGTTGGAAAAGCGGTAGCGCGGCTGGAGAGAGGCCGTGTGATCCTTCAGGACGGCTCTGAAATCCTGGCCGGAACGGTTGTGAACGCGACCGGCTCCGTCGCCCCCGAACTTACTCCCGGCCTCGCTGTGGCACCTCGCAAGGGACACCTGGTAATAACAGACCGGTACCCTGGATTTTTGCATCACCAACTCGTCGAACTCGGATACCTGAAGAGTGCTCATTCGGTGGGTTCCGATTCCGTGGCATTTAACGTTCAGCCTCGTCGAACGGACCAGCTGCTGATCGGTTCCTCGCGCCAGGATGGAACGCAGGACGCCGACGTGGATCGGCAGATTGTTCGGGCCATGCTGTCGCGAGCGGTAGAGTACATGCCTGGCTTGGGAAAGCTGAAGGCGATTCGTACGTGGACGGGGTTCCGGGCGGCTACACCAGATAAGCTGCCGCTCATTGGTTCATCCGAGATTCCAGGCGTCTACCTGGCGACAGGGCATGAGGGGCTCGGAATTACTACGTCGCTCGCCACAGGCAAGCTTCTCGCAGACCAGGTCTTGCGACGGGAGTCAGCGATACCCTTTACACCCTACCTTCCATCACGAGCAACCTTGGTGCAGTCCCATGCCTGA
- a CDS encoding (2Fe-2S)-binding protein produces MPELIEIKVDGTPVRVPAGASVASAILDSGTVTLRHSVSGEPRGAVCGMGVCFECRVTVNGVPHVRSCMTLCEPGMDIRTK; encoded by the coding sequence ATGCCTGAACTAATCGAGATTAAAGTTGACGGAACGCCGGTGCGCGTCCCTGCCGGAGCCAGTGTCGCCTCCGCGATACTCGATTCCGGAACGGTGACGTTGCGACACTCGGTTTCGGGCGAGCCACGAGGTGCGGTTTGCGGCATGGGAGTTTGCTTCGAATGCAGGGTCACGGTCAACGGCGTTCCGCATGTTCGAAGCTGCATGACCCTCTGCGAACCCGGAATGGATATCAGGACGAAGTGA
- a CDS encoding DHCW motif cupin fold protein, producing MKMPSTEMFVTNWSELEPTRHAGESGFALWRTQNLGDIRIRILEYSPGYRADHWCSKGHVLFCLSGSLEVELKDGRKFSLSPNQSYQVGDGDPPHRSHTSEGATLFVVD from the coding sequence ATGAAAATGCCTTCAACAGAGATGTTCGTGACCAACTGGTCCGAACTCGAACCGACGCGGCACGCGGGGGAAAGCGGTTTCGCTCTCTGGCGCACGCAAAATCTTGGAGATATTCGAATCCGCATCCTGGAATACTCTCCCGGTTACCGCGCAGATCATTGGTGCTCCAAGGGGCACGTACTGTTCTGTCTCTCCGGTTCACTTGAAGTGGAATTGAAGGACGGAAGGAAGTTCAGCTTGAGCCCGAACCAGAGCTACCAGGTCGGGGACGGAGATCCACCGCACCGTTCTCATACCAGCGAGGGCGCAACGTTGTTCGTAGTAGATTGA
- a CDS encoding dihydrodipicolinate synthase family protein, whose product MNWKGVLPAITTPLREDLSVDHDSLAQHCQWMLESGCTAIVAPGSLGEGATLSTEEKIGVLRSCVKAVGGRAPVIAAISSLRTDRAAGFAGEAEKVGCNGLMVLPPYVYRGDWREMKVHVSTVMKATALPVMLYNNPIAYGTDFLPEHIAELAAEHKNLEAVKESSADARRVSGIRAMLGDRLSVCVGVDDEILEGIGVGATGWVAGLVNAFPVESVALFEAGIRNDRKRADELYRWFLPLLRMDTVPKFVQLIKLVQQEVGRGSERVRPPRLPITGQERVKALGILREALANRPKL is encoded by the coding sequence ATGAACTGGAAGGGAGTTTTGCCGGCAATCACAACGCCCTTGCGCGAAGACTTGAGCGTGGATCACGATTCGCTCGCTCAACACTGCCAGTGGATGTTGGAGAGCGGATGCACCGCAATCGTAGCGCCAGGATCGCTGGGTGAGGGCGCAACACTTTCCACAGAAGAAAAGATAGGCGTGCTGCGGAGTTGTGTGAAGGCTGTTGGGGGAAGGGCGCCAGTCATCGCCGCCATTTCATCGCTGCGCACCGATCGCGCTGCTGGATTTGCCGGTGAGGCGGAAAAGGTTGGGTGCAACGGATTGATGGTGTTGCCACCGTATGTGTACCGAGGTGACTGGCGCGAAATGAAAGTACACGTCTCCACCGTGATGAAAGCGACGGCGCTCCCGGTTATGCTCTACAACAATCCCATCGCGTACGGGACGGACTTTCTTCCCGAGCACATCGCCGAGCTTGCGGCGGAGCACAAGAATCTGGAAGCCGTGAAGGAGTCGAGCGCGGATGCGCGACGGGTCAGTGGAATTCGGGCCATGCTGGGCGACCGCCTGTCGGTCTGCGTGGGCGTGGACGACGAAATCCTGGAAGGAATCGGGGTTGGCGCAACTGGATGGGTGGCGGGTTTGGTAAATGCTTTTCCGGTTGAATCGGTAGCGCTGTTCGAAGCCGGCATCAGGAACGACAGAAAACGAGCCGACGAACTGTACCGATGGTTTCTGCCGTTGCTACGTATGGATACAGTTCCGAAGTTCGTGCAACTCATCAAACTTGTTCAGCAGGAAGTGGGGAGAGGAAGCGAACGGGTTAGACCGCCGCGGCTTCCAATCACCGGTCAAGAAAGAGTTAAGGCACTGGGGATTCTGCGAGAAGCGTTGGCGAATCGGCCGAAACTGTGA
- a CDS encoding FAD/NAD(P)-binding oxidoreductase, producing MSETRWDVVVIGGGPAGLAAAARAAESGAKTMLIDDNPRLGGQIWRAGITTANGDFKTWEERVLQSGVNVLAGVQIVECPERGVLMGEDYKGLHAIRYSRLVLATGARELLLPFPGWTLPNVCGCGGLQSLVKSGLNVRGKRLAVAGTGPLLLAAAAYLRKCGGEIALIAEQASLARLAGFATRLFSSPAKLRQAFSFKGELEGVALRTSCWPVEARGDGQLSEVKFRSRRDQFTVSCDYLAYGFGLVPNLELPRLLGCEVREGFVVTDERQQTSVESVYCAGEPTGIGGVDAAICEGQIAGLAAAGRETEAKGFLRERLRGKKFEKLLRTTFVLRPELRGLCREDTFVCRCEDVTFGRVREMKSWREAKLQTRCGMGACQGRTCGASAEFLFGWNAVHTRPPVFPARVETLSADSMSPEG from the coding sequence ATGAGCGAGACTCGTTGGGATGTGGTGGTTATCGGCGGGGGGCCGGCGGGGCTCGCGGCCGCTGCTCGCGCGGCTGAGAGCGGCGCCAAGACCATGCTGATCGACGACAACCCAAGACTCGGCGGGCAGATCTGGCGCGCGGGAATTACGACTGCCAATGGCGATTTCAAGACTTGGGAAGAAAGAGTTCTGCAATCGGGAGTAAATGTTCTTGCAGGAGTTCAGATCGTAGAGTGTCCGGAACGCGGCGTGTTAATGGGCGAGGACTATAAGGGTCTTCACGCAATTCGTTACTCACGCCTGGTGCTTGCCACGGGAGCGCGAGAACTGCTACTGCCGTTTCCGGGCTGGACTCTGCCGAACGTTTGCGGATGCGGCGGTTTGCAGTCGCTCGTCAAATCCGGGCTGAACGTCCGTGGGAAACGACTCGCCGTCGCGGGAACCGGACCGTTGTTGCTGGCTGCCGCAGCTTATCTTCGAAAGTGCGGCGGCGAGATCGCTCTCATAGCCGAACAGGCAAGTCTGGCAAGGCTCGCCGGATTTGCGACTCGACTTTTCTCGAGCCCGGCAAAATTGCGGCAGGCATTTTCGTTCAAAGGGGAACTGGAGGGCGTTGCGCTCCGAACCAGTTGCTGGCCAGTTGAAGCGCGGGGAGATGGCCAACTTAGCGAAGTGAAATTTCGTTCTCGACGCGACCAGTTCACCGTCTCCTGCGACTACCTTGCCTATGGTTTCGGACTCGTTCCGAATCTCGAATTGCCGCGACTCCTGGGGTGTGAGGTCCGAGAGGGTTTTGTGGTGACCGATGAGCGCCAGCAGACTTCAGTTGAAAGTGTTTATTGCGCCGGTGAACCGACGGGAATCGGGGGAGTGGACGCCGCAATCTGTGAAGGCCAGATTGCGGGACTCGCCGCCGCCGGGCGTGAAACAGAGGCTAAGGGGTTCCTGCGTGAACGGTTGCGCGGGAAGAAATTCGAAAAACTTCTTCGCACCACTTTCGTTTTGCGACCGGAGTTGCGCGGGTTGTGCCGCGAGGACACGTTTGTGTGCCGATGCGAGGATGTTACGTTCGGGCGTGTTCGCGAAATGAAAAGCTGGCGTGAGGCCAAACTTCAGACGCGTTGCGGCATGGGCGCGTGCCAGGGAAGGACATGCGGTGCGAGCGCGGAATTTCTTTTCGGCTGGAACGCAGTGCATACTCGCCCCCCCGTTTTCCCCGCGAGAGTTGAGACCCTGAGCGCAGATTCAATGTCACCGGAAGGATAA